In Woeseia oceani, one DNA window encodes the following:
- a CDS encoding aminoglycoside 6-adenylyltransferase, translating into MNQEFEQFISRATEVLEDDERFLGLAIAGSWVSNEIDEFSDLDLVIVCEDGAVPDLSAMREIAESLGSLVSSFTGEHVGEPGLLICLFDTGRIVHVDIKFGTLEVIRNRPYDPVVVWERDSELSNVLASTCATPVAPNPQWIEDRFWTWVHYAALRLGRTDLFALVGFLGFIREQVLGPLALHAGGFLPFGVRRIEEYLPEYSRRLQETVPAYDANSCYRAVLASIDIYRDLRAHVRDGLVVNEQAEVASVRYLKEVASRVHNLA; encoded by the coding sequence ATGAACCAGGAATTTGAACAATTTATAAGCCGGGCAACCGAGGTGCTCGAGGACGATGAACGGTTTCTCGGTCTCGCCATTGCGGGTTCCTGGGTAAGCAATGAGATAGACGAGTTTTCGGACCTTGATCTCGTCATCGTTTGCGAGGACGGGGCGGTACCGGATCTGTCGGCTATGCGCGAGATCGCCGAGTCTCTCGGTTCATTGGTTTCGTCTTTCACCGGCGAGCATGTCGGGGAACCAGGGTTGTTGATATGTCTCTTCGACACCGGACGAATTGTTCATGTCGATATCAAGTTTGGGACGCTGGAGGTGATTCGCAACCGCCCGTACGATCCGGTTGTTGTTTGGGAAAGAGATTCAGAGCTATCAAATGTTCTGGCCAGCACTTGTGCAACGCCCGTCGCGCCGAATCCTCAATGGATAGAGGATCGATTTTGGACATGGGTTCACTATGCGGCTTTGCGGCTCGGCCGAACAGATCTGTTTGCCTTGGTGGGTTTTCTGGGCTTCATTCGGGAACAAGTGCTTGGACCGTTGGCCCTTCATGCTGGCGGGTTCCTGCCATTCGGTGTGCGCAGGATTGAAGAATACCTGCCGGAATATTCCCGCCGCTTGCAGGAAACAGTACCGGCCTATGATGCGAATAGTTGTTACCGCGCTGTCCTTGCCTCGATCGATATCTATCGAGACCTTCGGGCGCATGTACGTGATGGCCTGGTCGTTAATGAGCAGGCGGAAGTGGCAAGCGTGCGTTACCTCAAAGAGGTTGCATCGAGGGTCCACAATCTGGCATGA
- a CDS encoding cyclase: MDKRVVFDFEIDFSNGGGLQGQGFRLDIDGDDIDDDDLVNYIVADMRLLMVGEVRILNKTIIQEPHKRK, from the coding sequence ATGGATAAACGAGTGGTGTTCGATTTTGAGATCGATTTTTCGAATGGAGGCGGCTTGCAGGGCCAAGGGTTCCGCTTGGATATCGATGGCGACGATATCGACGACGACGACCTCGTTAATTACATAGTTGCAGATATGAGGCTGCTGATGGTCGGTGAGGTCAGAATTCTAAACAAAACGATCATTCAGGAACCCCACAAACGCAAATAA
- a CDS encoding DUF5946 family protein — MNLASKAEYPSCGAEAVGGLAGCDEVFSRLIGREFADPVLFRAHRLTVDAYCLQHTEKYMISSKSAAAHLMGICWSLEVGESLHLPPELKRFVDGPHVFVRVAVPPQLRRGKINITHLNSLSEPREYLVASREWAQSVWLAWSSAWEQTRAWVREAQKANYHSHKATPLFGAGNAGTSGKG, encoded by the coding sequence ATGAACCTCGCGTCTAAGGCTGAATATCCATCTTGCGGAGCCGAAGCGGTAGGCGGCCTTGCGGGCTGCGATGAGGTGTTCTCGAGACTTATAGGCCGGGAATTTGCCGACCCCGTGTTATTCCGGGCCCACCGGCTTACGGTGGATGCCTACTGCTTGCAGCATACTGAGAAGTACATGATCTCCAGTAAATCGGCTGCCGCCCATCTGATGGGCATTTGCTGGTCGTTAGAGGTCGGTGAGAGTTTGCACCTTCCGCCCGAACTCAAACGATTCGTCGATGGGCCGCACGTCTTTGTGCGAGTTGCGGTGCCACCCCAATTGCGTCGTGGCAAGATCAATATCACTCATTTGAACTCCTTGTCAGAGCCACGCGAGTATTTGGTTGCGTCGAGGGAGTGGGCGCAATCTGTGTGGTTGGCTTGGTCATCCGCCTGGGAGCAGACACGAGCCTGGGTCAGGGAAGCACAGAAAGCCAATTACCATTCGCACAAGGCGACACCGCTTTTCGGTGCGGGCAACGCCGGCACCAGTGGCAAAGGTTGA
- a CDS encoding IS110 family RNA-guided transposase encodes MFLTQEESVMEFTTIAVDLSKTVFQVSLADHRHRIVGRRRLNRRQFSRLLATTPPSRLVMEACSTAHYWARVALQHGHQVKLLHARYVRPYVRRNKTDAADADALLQADQDRELKPVPVKNEHQQALQSLHRIRAQWQKARTARINSAKALLAEFGMTLPRGRGKLSHCLRLAAETLPYPLQRSFHEVIDDIGTLDEQLKRLDRDLAALCRQEPDAAQLEGISGVGIVTATALIGRVPDIHAFRRGRAFAAWLGITPREHSTGRRRRLGAISKQGDRYLRTLLIHGARSALLAAARASNRGAPLTRLQRWALATQLRVGHNKATVALANKMARIVWAVWTQRKPFNGDDALRFTQ; translated from the coding sequence ATGTTCCTTACTCAGGAGGAGTCCGTCATGGAGTTTACGACGATTGCTGTCGATCTATCAAAAACCGTGTTTCAGGTTTCCCTGGCCGATCACCGTCATCGCATCGTTGGCCGCCGACGCCTTAACCGGCGCCAGTTTTCCCGGCTGCTGGCCACCACACCACCGTCCCGGTTGGTGATGGAAGCCTGCTCGACCGCGCACTACTGGGCTCGCGTAGCGCTACAGCATGGTCACCAGGTCAAACTGCTGCACGCGCGCTACGTACGGCCGTACGTGCGTCGCAATAAAACCGACGCTGCCGATGCCGATGCCTTGCTGCAGGCCGATCAGGACCGCGAACTCAAACCCGTTCCGGTGAAGAACGAGCATCAACAAGCCCTGCAAAGCCTGCACCGCATCCGTGCCCAGTGGCAAAAAGCCCGCACCGCCCGCATCAACAGCGCGAAAGCTCTGCTGGCCGAGTTCGGCATGACCTTGCCCCGCGGCAGAGGCAAGCTCAGCCATTGTTTGCGGCTCGCCGCAGAAACCTTGCCCTACCCGTTGCAACGCTCCTTCCACGAAGTTATCGATGATATCGGGACCCTCGATGAGCAGCTGAAACGACTTGACCGTGACCTCGCGGCACTTTGCCGTCAGGAGCCCGATGCCGCGCAACTCGAAGGCATCAGCGGTGTGGGTATCGTCACGGCGACCGCGTTGATCGGCCGGGTACCGGATATCCATGCCTTCCGGCGCGGACGCGCCTTTGCGGCCTGGCTGGGTATTACGCCCCGTGAACACAGCACCGGCCGCCGACGACGACTCGGCGCCATCAGCAAACAAGGCGATCGTTACCTGCGAACCCTGTTAATACACGGTGCACGTTCGGCGCTGCTGGCCGCCGCCAGGGCCAGCAATCGCGGTGCACCGCTTACCCGGCTGCAACGCTGGGCTCTCGCTACCCAGTTGCGCGTCGGTCACAACAAGGCCACGGTAGCACTCGCCAACAAGATGGCACGCATCGTCTGGGCCGTCTGGACACAACGCAAACCCTTCAACGGCGACGACGCTCTACGCTTCACCCAATAA
- a CDS encoding ferric reductase-like transmembrane domain-containing protein, whose translation MKREVLRKTWPTWLGLLAGVAALAAGLWAGSDSQEGWQLAARYTARASFPFFLLTFVASSILTLYRRPWTKALMRDRRWWGLAFAACFFVHLAALLTYNWLIDRFPPADLLDRGVWAYGILLAMVMTSTDNARRRLGRWWKVLHRVGMWGFFFIFVLSPYTDALLALEVPASNPLTDPYALAGAAAIALRSAAWWQRRAKRLHRAYAV comes from the coding sequence GTGAAACGAGAAGTGCTAAGGAAGACCTGGCCAACATGGTTGGGGCTGCTTGCTGGTGTTGCGGCTCTGGCAGCGGGCCTGTGGGCGGGGTCAGATTCCCAGGAGGGCTGGCAGTTGGCTGCACGGTATACCGCGCGGGCATCTTTTCCGTTTTTTCTGCTGACCTTTGTCGCCTCTTCAATTCTTACACTGTACCGCCGTCCTTGGACCAAGGCGCTTATGCGTGATCGCAGGTGGTGGGGCCTGGCTTTCGCTGCTTGCTTCTTCGTTCACCTCGCAGCGTTACTTACTTACAACTGGCTGATCGACCGGTTCCCGCCTGCGGACCTCCTTGATCGCGGCGTGTGGGCCTACGGTATCTTGCTGGCGATGGTCATGACCTCGACGGACAACGCACGCCGTCGTTTGGGTCGTTGGTGGAAGGTGCTGCATCGCGTCGGTATGTGGGGGTTCTTTTTTATCTTCGTCCTGAGCCCGTATACCGATGCACTGCTGGCATTGGAGGTGCCAGCCTCAAATCCGCTGACCGATCCTTATGCGTTGGCCGGTGCTGCAGCAATTGCATTGAGAAGTGCAGCATGGTGGCAAAGGCGCGCGAAACGCCTGCATCGTGCCTATGCAGTCTGA
- a CDS encoding TerC family protein — MDQIASLLSDPTAWVALATLTVMEVVLGIDNLIFISVLSNKLPEHLRSKARRIGIGAALVLRLGLLATIAIIIKLTAPVFEVFGQPFSWRDLILIGGGMFLIWKATTEIHHLVDPGPGPDRLNAAVVATSMGAAIVQILVLDLVFSLDSIITAVGMTPHIPIMVVAVIIAVLTMLLAADPLAKFVHNNPTVLMLALAFLLLIGTTLIADGFGAPIAKGYIYAAMAFSVLVESLNMMARRARQRR; from the coding sequence ATGGACCAAATAGCAAGCCTTCTATCGGACCCAACAGCTTGGGTGGCGCTGGCCACTCTGACTGTTATGGAAGTCGTTTTGGGCATCGACAACCTGATATTCATCTCGGTTTTGTCGAACAAACTGCCCGAACACCTTCGGTCGAAGGCGCGAAGAATCGGCATTGGGGCAGCGCTGGTCTTGAGGCTGGGTCTGCTTGCAACGATAGCGATCATCATCAAATTGACGGCGCCAGTATTTGAGGTTTTCGGACAGCCGTTCTCGTGGCGTGACTTAATCCTGATTGGCGGCGGAATGTTCCTGATTTGGAAGGCGACTACAGAGATTCATCACCTGGTGGATCCTGGTCCCGGTCCAGACCGCCTAAACGCGGCTGTAGTCGCAACCAGTATGGGCGCGGCGATCGTTCAAATTCTCGTGCTGGACTTGGTCTTCTCGCTGGACAGCATCATTACCGCAGTCGGCATGACCCCGCACATCCCCATCATGGTTGTCGCGGTCATTATCGCAGTATTGACGATGCTTCTCGCCGCAGACCCATTGGCGAAATTTGTTCACAACAACCCGACCGTCCTGATGCTCGCGCTTGCGTTCTTGCTGCTAATCGGTACGACACTGATTGCGGACGGCTTCGGCGCACCGATTGCAAAAGGATACATTTACGCAGCAATGGCCTTTTCGGTACTGGTCGAAAGCCTGAATATGATGGCGCGGCGTGCGCGTCAGCGGCGGTGA
- a CDS encoding L,D-transpeptidase family protein: protein MSLSRLRITGLVFLLPLAACSTFEGFLDKGSRTESAPLREAIFNDAELPLADPISRNYFQLVDKNQSVIGELQVVRINEGDTFSDLAREYGLGYDEIVTANPTVDPWIPPVGTPVLLPTQYVLPDTPRRGVVLNIATKRLFYFPEAAEGEPQTVMTYPIGIGRVGWETPTGATTVTAKARDPHWYVPASVRKEHAENGDPLPSIVPPGPDNPLGRHVLKLGLPGYLIHGTNQPYGVGMRVSHGCVRMYPENIETLYELVGLGLQVTIVNQPYLLGKRDGEWYFESHPPLEEDELPADERIAGLLKAAAADDETLLVDPELSAHMQAAASEARGVPVQLSRGDLDEIFERAVLVHNTVELDPDVPTLSEVREMIDQLPDAEPVIIEAVN from the coding sequence ATGTCACTTTCCCGCCTTCGAATTACCGGTCTTGTCTTCCTGCTGCCACTGGCGGCGTGCTCCACGTTCGAGGGCTTCCTCGACAAGGGCAGCCGCACGGAAAGTGCGCCGCTCAGGGAGGCAATCTTCAACGACGCTGAGTTGCCGCTCGCCGATCCGATCAGCCGCAACTACTTTCAGCTCGTTGACAAGAACCAGTCGGTAATCGGCGAGTTGCAGGTCGTGCGCATCAACGAAGGCGATACGTTTTCCGATCTCGCCCGTGAGTACGGCCTGGGTTACGACGAAATCGTTACCGCCAACCCAACGGTGGATCCGTGGATACCGCCGGTCGGTACGCCGGTGTTGTTGCCCACGCAGTACGTGTTGCCGGATACGCCGCGACGTGGCGTTGTTCTCAACATCGCGACCAAGCGCTTGTTCTATTTTCCGGAAGCCGCCGAGGGCGAGCCGCAAACCGTGATGACCTACCCGATCGGCATCGGCCGGGTTGGCTGGGAAACGCCGACAGGCGCTACCACCGTCACGGCGAAAGCGCGCGACCCGCACTGGTACGTACCCGCGTCGGTACGCAAAGAGCACGCGGAGAACGGCGATCCGCTGCCATCCATCGTACCGCCGGGTCCCGACAACCCGCTCGGTCGCCACGTGCTGAAACTTGGCCTGCCCGGTTACCTGATTCACGGCACCAATCAGCCCTACGGCGTGGGCATGCGGGTCAGTCATGGCTGCGTGCGCATGTACCCGGAGAACATCGAGACGCTCTACGAGCTGGTGGGTCTTGGTCTGCAAGTGACTATCGTCAACCAGCCGTATTTGCTCGGTAAGCGCGATGGTGAGTGGTATTTCGAGAGCCATCCGCCGCTGGAAGAAGACGAGCTGCCGGCAGACGAACGCATTGCCGGTTTGCTCAAAGCAGCGGCGGCGGACGATGAAACGTTGCTCGTTGATCCTGAACTGAGTGCGCACATGCAGGCGGCTGCCAGCGAAGCACGCGGTGTGCCGGTACAACTGTCGCGCGGCGATCTGGATGAAATTTTCGAGCGCGCCGTACTGGTGCACAACACGGTTGAACTGGACCCGGACGTACCGACCCTGTCGGAAGTACGGGAGATGATCGACCAGTTGCCGGACGCCGAACCCGTAATTATTGAGGCAGTGAACTAA
- a CDS encoding cation:proton antiporter family protein produces MLTLWLGGAFALGLFVRQLGLPPLVGFLAAGFAFSAAGIEGTPLLDELAHAGVLMLLFAVGLKLRFKNLVRAEVWGTALAHLGFVTAIGAAIFHWGAGVQWPVAVTLAVAMGFSSTVLASKLLEARRELRAFHGRVAIGILIVQDVVAVGLLALNGADAPSPFAMLLLFLPLAQPLLYKLIDLVGHEELLVLFGAVLALAGGWLFEYLGLSSELGALLFGMLLANHQRAQELSTAIWSLKEFLLIGFFLSIGLTGLPTREILLLAIAAVLLVPVKSVLFFFLLLRFGLRARSSFLASLTLASYSEFGLIVASNAVDNRLLDPAWVVFMALVVAISFATSAPLNRFSHGLFNRYEAQLEKLEATRHHPDDAPISLGSAQIAIVGMGRVGTGAYEYLREKDEQVVGVDSDPGKVESHIAEGRKVVYGDADDPGFWGRINIHSLKAIMLTFPDIESKLLVSRQLRRAGYRGLLSATHIHAEEQDRILAAGCDVTYSYFREAGVGFASSTWQAMNPEQESAGSVRPER; encoded by the coding sequence GTGTTGACACTTTGGTTGGGGGGCGCGTTCGCACTGGGCCTGTTCGTACGCCAGCTGGGTTTGCCACCGCTGGTCGGCTTTCTGGCAGCAGGCTTCGCCTTCAGTGCGGCCGGGATCGAAGGCACGCCACTGCTTGATGAGCTGGCGCACGCCGGTGTCCTGATGCTGCTGTTCGCGGTCGGACTCAAACTGCGTTTCAAGAACCTTGTCCGGGCAGAGGTCTGGGGTACGGCGCTGGCCCACCTCGGTTTCGTGACCGCCATCGGTGCGGCGATCTTTCACTGGGGTGCGGGAGTCCAGTGGCCAGTAGCGGTCACGCTTGCGGTTGCAATGGGTTTTTCCAGCACGGTGCTGGCCTCCAAGCTCCTCGAGGCGCGCCGGGAGCTGCGGGCATTTCATGGCCGGGTAGCGATCGGCATCCTGATTGTTCAGGACGTCGTCGCGGTGGGGCTGCTCGCATTGAACGGTGCTGACGCACCGTCACCGTTTGCCATGCTGCTGTTGTTCCTGCCGCTGGCGCAGCCGCTGCTGTACAAACTTATCGACCTGGTGGGCCACGAGGAACTGCTGGTGCTGTTCGGCGCCGTGCTGGCTCTGGCCGGTGGCTGGTTGTTCGAGTATCTGGGCTTGAGCTCCGAGCTCGGTGCGTTGTTGTTCGGCATGTTATTGGCGAACCACCAGCGGGCGCAGGAGCTGAGTACGGCGATCTGGAGCCTGAAGGAATTCCTGCTGATCGGCTTCTTCCTGAGTATCGGCCTGACCGGTTTGCCGACCCGCGAGATCTTGCTACTGGCGATCGCCGCGGTGTTGCTGGTGCCGGTGAAGAGCGTACTGTTTTTTTTCTTGTTACTGCGGTTCGGTCTCCGGGCACGCAGCAGCTTTCTGGCATCGCTTACGCTGGCGAGCTACAGCGAATTCGGTCTGATTGTCGCTAGCAATGCTGTTGACAACCGACTGCTTGACCCGGCATGGGTCGTTTTCATGGCGCTGGTTGTCGCAATTTCGTTTGCCACCAGTGCGCCACTTAACCGCTTCAGTCACGGGCTTTTCAACCGCTATGAGGCGCAGCTTGAGAAACTGGAAGCGACCCGGCACCATCCGGATGATGCACCAATTTCTCTTGGCAGCGCGCAAATAGCCATCGTCGGTATGGGGCGCGTGGGCACCGGCGCGTATGAATACCTGCGTGAGAAAGACGAGCAGGTTGTTGGCGTCGACAGTGACCCCGGCAAGGTTGAAAGTCACATTGCCGAAGGCCGGAAGGTTGTATACGGCGATGCGGATGATCCCGGTTTCTGGGGGCGTATAAACATTCACTCGCTTAAAGCGATCATGCTGACTTTCCCCGATATCGAATCGAAACTGCTGGTCAGCCGACAACTGCGGCGCGCAGGCTATCGCGGTTTGCTTTCAGCGACCCACATTCATGCCGAGGAGCAGGACCGCATTCTCGCCGCCGGCTGCGACGTGACCTACAGCTATTTCCGCGAAGCCGGCGTTGGTTTTGCGAGTAGCACGTGGCAGGCGATGAACCCGGAGCAGGAGTCAGCGGGGTCAGTACGCCCGGAACGTTGA
- a CDS encoding class I SAM-dependent methyltransferase, whose amino-acid sequence MTDAGEFKDHFSGHAAAYARARPVYPAELYHFLSVCCAEHALAWDCATGNGQAAGMLAAEFQRVVASDASATQIAAASGADNIEFRVASAEASGLAGASVDLITVAQALHWFDIERFFAEAERVLKPTGVLAVWCYGMCMIEPACDRIVHGLYDRLSPWWPPERRIVERGYSDIQMPFDAIDCPRFAMTVEWSAGDMLDYVATWSASQHCLRETGDDPVQAIAGPLRTAWGSARRAVHWPLYLKAARRPQ is encoded by the coding sequence ATGACTGACGCTGGCGAATTCAAAGACCACTTCTCTGGCCACGCGGCTGCCTACGCCCGCGCGCGCCCGGTATACCCGGCCGAGCTGTACCACTTTCTGAGCGTTTGCTGCGCCGAACATGCGCTGGCCTGGGATTGCGCCACTGGCAACGGCCAGGCGGCCGGCATGCTCGCGGCTGAATTTCAGCGGGTCGTTGCGAGTGATGCGAGTGCCACGCAAATTGCAGCGGCGAGCGGTGCGGACAACATCGAGTTTCGCGTCGCGAGCGCAGAAGCCTCGGGCCTTGCCGGTGCGAGTGTCGATCTGATTACCGTGGCCCAGGCGTTGCACTGGTTCGACATCGAACGCTTTTTTGCTGAAGCGGAGCGGGTGCTGAAACCCACTGGCGTACTCGCGGTCTGGTGTTACGGCATGTGCATGATCGAGCCGGCCTGCGACCGCATTGTGCACGGCCTTTACGATCGATTGTCGCCGTGGTGGCCGCCGGAACGGCGCATCGTTGAGCGCGGCTACAGCGATATCCAAATGCCGTTCGACGCCATCGATTGCCCGCGCTTTGCCATGACCGTAGAGTGGAGTGCCGGGGACATGCTGGATTACGTTGCCACCTGGTCCGCGAGCCAGCATTGTTTGCGCGAGACGGGCGATGACCCGGTGCAGGCCATCGCCGGGCCGTTGCGCACGGCGTGGGGCAGCGCAAGGCGGGCCGTGCACTGGCCGCTGTACCTGAAAGCGGCGCGCCGGCCACAATGA
- a CDS encoding 1-aminocyclopropane-1-carboxylate deaminase/D-cysteine desulfhydrase: MAKMPFYLTIIAPQPIPVNNQSMSDLDELQSAYPVLGQHLPRLPLTSLPTPVRLAHLDHSSGTRRILIKQDDRSSLLYGGNKVRKLEYMLAAARRKGRQTIATFGTTGSHHALATALYARQHGFANIAFLSRQTRTLAVRQVLNMHQKIGSELVPFDGDRATRIATLRRHLRGRNAMIIPAGGSSWLGTMGFVNAALELSAQIGRGVCDLPQRLYVATGTMGTAVGLALGFALVGVPIDVHAVRISHSSITNDEKLARLAAKTVLMMRRLDKSIPPNLAADMRLTLRHEFFGEGYAQTNAATEHAIRVARRSLNLKLEPTYTGKAMAAMLADLKDPATAGLCMMFWQSYHTADLPVSGEAPLDRATMPAEFLSYFS; encoded by the coding sequence ATGGCTAAGATGCCATTTTATTTGACAATAATTGCTCCGCAACCCATCCCGGTGAATAATCAAAGCATGTCTGACCTCGATGAATTGCAATCAGCCTACCCCGTCCTCGGACAACATCTCCCGCGTTTGCCGCTCACCAGTTTACCGACGCCCGTGCGGCTCGCGCATCTCGATCACAGCAGTGGCACGCGGCGTATCCTCATCAAACAGGACGATCGCAGCAGCCTGCTTTACGGCGGCAACAAAGTGCGCAAGCTCGAGTACATGCTCGCGGCCGCACGCCGAAAAGGCCGGCAGACTATCGCCACCTTTGGCACTACCGGTTCGCATCACGCACTGGCCACAGCGCTGTATGCGCGACAACACGGCTTTGCGAACATCGCGTTTTTGTCACGACAGACCCGCACGCTTGCGGTCCGACAGGTACTCAACATGCACCAGAAAATTGGCAGTGAACTGGTGCCGTTCGACGGCGACCGCGCCACGCGTATTGCCACCTTGCGTCGCCATTTGCGTGGCCGGAATGCGATGATCATTCCCGCCGGCGGCTCATCCTGGCTGGGCACGATGGGCTTCGTGAATGCCGCGCTGGAGTTGTCGGCACAGATCGGTCGTGGGGTTTGCGATCTGCCGCAGCGACTTTACGTGGCGACCGGCACCATGGGCACGGCGGTCGGACTTGCACTCGGTTTTGCGCTGGTTGGCGTGCCAATCGACGTGCACGCGGTGCGTATCTCGCACAGTTCCATCACCAACGACGAAAAACTGGCGCGGCTCGCGGCCAAGACCGTACTGATGATGCGCAGATTGGACAAGAGTATTCCGCCCAACCTTGCGGCTGATATGCGCCTGACCCTGCGGCACGAATTTTTCGGCGAGGGCTACGCGCAAACCAACGCGGCCACCGAACACGCGATTCGGGTCGCGCGTCGCAGTCTGAATCTGAAACTGGAACCCACCTACACGGGCAAAGCCATGGCGGCGATGCTCGCGGATCTCAAAGACCCGGCAACCGCCGGCCTGTGCATGATGTTCTGGCAGAGTTATCACACGGCCGATTTGCCGGTGAGTGGGGAGGCACCGCTGGACCGGGCTACGATGCCTGCCGAGTTTCTGTCCTACTTTTCCTGA
- a CDS encoding TauD/TfdA family dioxygenase, protein MADTSLLNFSSGARRLLQDSQFRVLNGRKSFFAPVIGPDYTFFRFDKACMVPIDAQSRAALEEMDCAISDLPFEQVDWTEGQVLVLDNWRILHGRSSPAGSGGGRVLERVLVQ, encoded by the coding sequence TTGGCTGACACTTCACTCTTGAATTTCAGCTCAGGAGCGCGGCGGCTTCTTCAAGATAGCCAGTTCCGAGTCCTTAATGGTCGCAAATCTTTCTTTGCGCCAGTGATTGGTCCGGATTACACATTCTTCCGATTTGATAAAGCATGTATGGTTCCGATTGATGCACAATCCCGGGCTGCACTAGAAGAAATGGATTGTGCGATTTCTGACCTGCCATTCGAGCAAGTTGATTGGACTGAAGGCCAAGTGTTGGTTCTAGATAACTGGAGGATTTTGCATGGTCGAAGCAGCCCCGCCGGTAGTGGCGGCGGGCGAGTACTAGAGAGGGTATTGGTTCAATGA
- a CDS encoding DUF2200 domain-containing protein: protein MGNHRIYTMSFASVYPHYVKKAERKGRTKAEVDEIICWLTGYSQEQLQAQIDANTAFEAFLEQAPELNPARSMIKGVVCGIRVEDIEESTMREIRYLDKLIDELAKGKAMEKILRC, encoded by the coding sequence ATGGGCAACCACCGTATCTACACTATGAGCTTCGCCAGTGTTTATCCTCACTATGTCAAGAAGGCTGAGAGAAAGGGCCGGACGAAAGCGGAAGTGGATGAAATCATCTGCTGGTTAACCGGTTACAGCCAGGAGCAACTGCAGGCGCAGATCGATGCGAATACGGCGTTCGAAGCATTTCTGGAGCAGGCACCTGAGCTCAATCCGGCCCGGTCAATGATCAAGGGTGTGGTCTGTGGTATCCGCGTAGAAGACATAGAAGAGTCCACAATGCGCGAGATTCGATACCTGGACAAACTAATCGATGAGCTGGCGAAGGGCAAAGCGATGGAGAAAATTCTTCGCTGCTGA
- a CDS encoding IS110 family RNA-guided transposase has translation MTKRNKAVNVGIDVGKQQLDVYLLERQRAFQCGNDELAIQQLLAKLRRFNVQRIVVEATGRLEQPFVRAALALDLPVVVVSPLRVRRYAAAIGQLAKTDAIDAQLIARFGADLKPAINPPVDAETLIIKDLMVRRRQLIEMRTMEKNRRQIMPAVLQDSIDQLIHAIDEQLKSLDQQLDQAVDAHTEWRHKRDRLMSMPGIGKTVAYTLLGDMPELGNLSRRQIAALTGVAPYNHDSGRMRGRRRIRGGRSASRTVLFLSAMSAIRFNPDIKTFYERLVANGKHKKVALTACIRKIVTALNAMLRDDKNWSQA, from the coding sequence ATGACCAAACGAAACAAGGCAGTAAACGTAGGGATCGATGTCGGCAAGCAACAGCTTGATGTGTATCTGCTTGAACGACAAAGGGCATTTCAATGTGGCAACGACGAGCTGGCCATTCAGCAGCTACTCGCAAAGCTTAGGCGCTTCAACGTTCAGCGCATCGTGGTCGAGGCTACAGGACGCCTGGAACAACCGTTTGTTCGAGCGGCCCTGGCTCTAGACTTGCCCGTGGTCGTGGTCTCGCCACTGCGGGTACGGCGCTACGCCGCCGCCATCGGCCAGCTGGCCAAGACCGATGCCATTGATGCGCAACTGATCGCCCGCTTCGGCGCCGACTTAAAGCCCGCAATCAACCCGCCGGTTGACGCAGAAACACTGATAATCAAGGACCTGATGGTACGACGCCGGCAACTCATCGAGATGCGGACAATGGAAAAGAACCGTCGGCAGATCATGCCAGCGGTCCTGCAGGACAGCATCGATCAGCTCATTCACGCAATCGATGAACAGCTAAAGTCGCTCGACCAACAACTCGACCAGGCCGTCGATGCACACACTGAATGGCGCCACAAACGAGACCGACTCATGAGCATGCCGGGTATCGGCAAGACCGTGGCCTACACGCTGCTCGGCGACATGCCTGAACTGGGGAACCTGAGTCGACGCCAGATCGCTGCATTGACCGGTGTTGCACCGTACAACCACGACAGCGGTCGAATGCGCGGCAGGCGCCGCATCCGCGGCGGACGAAGCGCATCGCGCACTGTGCTGTTCCTCAGTGCCATGTCCGCCATTCGCTTTAACCCGGACATCAAGACGTTCTACGAACGTCTCGTCGCCAACGGAAAACACAAGAAAGTGGCACTCACCGCCTGCATCCGAAAGATCGTTACAGCGTTGAATGCCATGCTACGGGATGACAAAAACTGGAGCCAGGCATGA